The Ochotona princeps isolate mOchPri1 chromosome 1, mOchPri1.hap1, whole genome shotgun sequence genome has a segment encoding these proteins:
- the VIP gene encoding VIP peptides translates to MESRNKPQLLVFLTLCSVLFSQTLAWPLYGAPAAIRMPLEAANDPDQVSLKADTDILQNVLAENDTPYYDASRNARHADGVFTSDFSRLLGQLSAKKYLESLIGKRVSNAILEEPVPAKRHSDAVFTDNYTRLRKQMAVKKYLNSILNGKRSIEGESPGFPEELEK, encoded by the exons ATGGAAAGCAGAaacaagccccagctgctggtgTTCCTGACGCTTTGCAGTGTGCTCTTCTCACAAACCCTGGCGTGGCCTCTTTACGGAGCCCCAGCAGCTATAAG AATGCCGCTGGAAGCAGCCAATGACCCTGATCAGGTTTCATTAAAAGCAGACACTGACATCCTGCAAAATGTGTTAGCTGAAAACGACACACCCTACTACGATGCATCCAG aaaTGCCAGGCATGCTGATGGAGTCTTCACGAGTGACTTCAGTAGACTCCTGGGTCAACTCTCTGCCAAGAAGTACCTCGAGTCCCTCATTGGAAAACGTGTCAG TAATGCTATCCTGGAAGAGCCCGTACCAGCGAAACGTCACTCAGACGCGGTCTTCACCGACAACTACACACGCCTTAGGAAGCAAATGGCTGTAAAGAAATACTTGAACTCCAtcctgaatgggaagaggag cattgagggagaatccccaggCTTTCCTGAAGAGTTAGAGAAGTGA